A region of Diadema setosum chromosome 15, eeDiaSeto1, whole genome shotgun sequence DNA encodes the following proteins:
- the LOC140238473 gene encoding D-2-hydroxyglutarate dehydrogenase, mitochondrial-like: MRICRGSSRLMLRPKTTEEMSKILAYCHSRNLAVVPQGGNTGLVGGSVPVFDEVIVSTTLMNQVLSIDETSGILVAQAGCVLEKLDSVVSEYGLAMPLDLGAKGSCCIGGNVSTNAGGLRLLRYGSLHGTVLGVEAVLADGQIVDCLSSLNKDNTGYDLKQLFIGSEGTLGIITAVAIKCPQRPKAVNLAFLGVSDFENVKTTFRESRRNLSEVLSACEVMDHASMEVIVNAVGLSNPLSDHPFYMLVETSGSNSAHDEEKLNSFLESALSAGYVADGTVATEVSKIQALWALRERIAEGLVRMGWCFKYDLTIPINHFYGLVEETRERLAGMEATVVGYGHVGDENLHLNIVTPQYDSHVHTILEPFVYEWTSNLKGSISAEHGLGFLKRNYIGLSKAPAAVGLMRGIKAMMDPKGILNPYKVLP, from the exons ATGAGAATTTGTAGAG GCAGCAGCCGGCTCATGCTGAGGCCAAAGACAACCGAAGAGATGTCCAAGATCCTGGCCTATTGCCACAGCAGAAACCTGGCAGTTGTCCCTCAGGGTGGCAACACCGGTCTGGTTGGGGGCAGTGTGCCTGTCTTTGATGAGGTCATTGTGTCAACGACTCTCATGAATCAAGTCCTGAGCATCGATGAGACATCAG GAATATTAGTGGCCCAGGCAGGGTGTGTGCTTGAAAAGTTGGACAGTGTTGTGAGTGAGTATGGCCTAGCCATGCCCCTGGATCTCGGTGCCAAGGGCAGCTGCTGCATCGGGGGTAACGTGTCCACCAATGCTGGGGGGCTGAGGCTTCTAAGATACGGGTCACTGCACGGTACTGTCCTCGGAGTGGAAGCA GTTCTCGCAGATGGCCAAATTGTAGACTGCCTATCCTCCCTGAACAAGGACAACACTGGGTATGACCTGAAGCAACTCTTCATTGGTTCCGAGGGGACCCTGGGCATCATCACTGCAGTGGCCATCAAGTGCCCGCAGAGGCCAAAAGCCGTCAACCTCGCGTTTCTAG GTGTGTCAGATTTTGAGAATGTTAAGACAACCTTTAGGGAAAGCAGAAGGAACCTAAGTGAAGTTTTATCAGCATGTGAGGTCATGGACCACGCCTCCATGGAG GTTATTGTCAATGCTGTAGGGTTGTCAAACCCACTTTCTGATCACCCGTTTTACATGCTGGTGGAAACCTCTGGGTCAAATTCTGCACACGATGAGGAGAAGCTGAACTCTTTTCTGGAAAGCGCCCTCTCAGCTGGTTATGTAGCTGACGGAACAGTAGCTACAGAAGTGTCAAAAATTCAG GCCTTGTGGGCCCTGCGTGAGCGGATAGCTGAGGGCCTTGTAAGAATGGGTTGGTGTTTTAAGTACGACCTTACCATCCCCATCAACCATTTTTACGGTCTCGTTGAGGAGACTCGGGAGCGACTGGCGGGCATGGAAGCCACCGTGGTCGGGTACGGGCACGTCGGCGACGAGAACCTCCACCTGAATATCGTCACACCGCAGTACGACAGCCACGTGCACACGATTCTAGAGCCTTTCGTGTACGAGTGGACGTCGAACTTAAAAGGCAGCATCAGTGCCGAGCACGGACTGGGCTTCCTCAAGAGAAACTACATCGGGTTGTCAAAAGCTCCCGCTGCCGTCGGTCTGATGCGAGGGATTAAAGCGATGATGGATCCCAAAGGCATCCTAAATCCATACAAAGTGTTGCCCTAG